In Verrucomicrobiia bacterium, the following are encoded in one genomic region:
- a CDS encoding ABC transporter ATP-binding protein encodes MEATIEQQASGTLQASARLLRKFLPGETRWVLLGLILLVGASGAALLQPWPLKLVLDSVVGSKPLPVVFAAPLRILGTSGFAAAHPKLNLLLGLCLALLLIELLLGALNVLSAYLLNSVALRMVFRLRCTLFDHVQRLSLAFHDSRAVGDSLYRITWDSYSIQAIFSEGVVPGLTAGVTLLGIALVMLSRDWRLTLAALAVAAPLLVLIRKLDKPMTEQSTRVHEYESEVSTRVQETLVGIRAVQAFGREQFESDRFRSKATASLQANLRLTMVQTASQALVGLVLAVGTAAVIWIGARGVLQGRITSGDLVLLVYYVAMVFKPLETLAYTAGAVQSAAAGARRVLAVLDAAPEIAEAKDAIELPHRAKGEIVFENICFGYRRDLPVLRGINLRIPANSSLALVGPSGSGKTTLASLLLRFYDPGSGRITLDTLDLRALTLESLRANIALVTQEPILFASSIRENIAYGRPGATSADIESAAQAAGAHDFIEGLPEGYETQLAERGATLSGGQRQRLAIARAFLKDAPVLILDEPTSALDAQTEEALMHALESLMRGRTTLIIAHRLSTVRCAERIVVLKEGVIEESGSHSELIARGRSYAHLFQLQCGEAESLTAPAPLPNLPL; translated from the coding sequence ATGGAAGCGACCATCGAACAACAAGCGTCCGGCACGCTCCAGGCCAGCGCCCGGTTATTACGCAAGTTTTTACCTGGCGAAACGCGGTGGGTACTCCTCGGCCTGATACTTTTGGTTGGGGCATCCGGGGCGGCGCTGCTGCAGCCCTGGCCTCTCAAACTGGTGCTGGATTCTGTCGTCGGCTCCAAACCGCTCCCCGTGGTATTCGCTGCGCCCTTGCGGATTCTGGGCACAAGTGGGTTCGCCGCGGCGCATCCCAAGCTGAACTTGCTGCTGGGTCTGTGCCTGGCCTTGCTATTGATCGAACTGTTGCTGGGCGCACTCAATGTCCTGAGCGCCTACCTGCTCAATTCTGTTGCGCTACGGATGGTCTTCAGGCTGCGCTGCACCCTCTTCGATCATGTCCAGCGCCTGTCACTGGCGTTTCATGATAGCCGCGCGGTGGGAGACTCGCTCTATCGGATTACCTGGGACAGCTACTCCATTCAGGCGATCTTCAGCGAGGGGGTAGTTCCTGGGTTGACTGCCGGCGTAACGCTTCTTGGCATCGCGCTGGTGATGCTCAGCAGGGATTGGCGGCTTACATTGGCTGCCCTGGCCGTGGCGGCGCCCTTGCTGGTGCTGATTCGCAAGCTGGACAAGCCGATGACGGAGCAAAGCACCCGTGTGCACGAATACGAAAGCGAGGTCAGCACGCGCGTGCAGGAAACCCTGGTGGGCATCCGAGCTGTCCAGGCCTTTGGCCGTGAGCAGTTTGAAAGCGACCGGTTCCGCAGCAAAGCCACTGCCAGCCTCCAGGCCAATCTGCGCCTGACGATGGTCCAGACCGCCTCGCAGGCCCTGGTGGGTCTGGTGCTGGCAGTCGGCACCGCAGCGGTCATTTGGATCGGGGCGCGGGGTGTATTGCAAGGCCGTATCACTTCCGGGGACCTGGTGCTGCTGGTTTACTATGTCGCCATGGTGTTTAAGCCTCTTGAGACACTCGCCTACACCGCCGGGGCGGTGCAGAGCGCGGCCGCTGGCGCTCGCCGGGTTTTAGCGGTCCTGGACGCTGCGCCCGAAATTGCTGAAGCGAAAGATGCCATCGAACTGCCTCATCGAGCGAAAGGAGAGATTGTTTTTGAAAACATCTGTTTCGGTTATAGGCGCGACCTTCCGGTCCTGCGCGGCATCAATCTGAGAATCCCGGCTAATTCGAGCCTTGCCCTGGTTGGGCCTTCGGGGAGCGGCAAAACCACTCTGGCCAGTTTGCTTTTACGGTTCTACGACCCGGGGAGCGGACGCATCACTCTGGACACCCTGGACCTGCGGGCGCTCACTTTGGAGTCCCTCCGCGCCAACATCGCGCTGGTCACCCAAGAGCCGATCCTTTTTGCCTCAAGCATCCGCGAAAACATCGCTTATGGCCGCCCTGGGGCAACCTCGGCAGACATCGAATCTGCAGCACAGGCTGCAGGGGCGCACGATTTTATTGAGGGGTTGCCCGAAGGATACGAAACCCAACTCGCCGAACGCGGCGCGACCCTCTCGGGCGGCCAGCGCCAGCGGCTGGCTATCGCCCGCGCATTCCTCAAAGACGCGCCAGTTCTGATTTTAGACGAGCCGACCAGCGCGCTGGACGCCCAGACCGAAGAGGCGCTGATGCACGCTCTCGAGAGCCTGATGCGGGGACGAACCACTCTGATCATTGCGCATCGGCTCTCGACCGTGCGCTGCGCCGAGCGGATCGTCGTGCTCAAAGAAGGGGTTATCGAAGAAAGCGGCTCGCATTCCGAACTCATAGCGCGCGGCAGGAGCTATGCCCACTTATTCCAGTTGCAGTGTGGAGAGGCCGAATCCTTGACGGCGCCGGCGCCTTTGCCCAATCTGCCTTTGTGA
- a CDS encoding tetratricopeptide repeat protein, with translation MKRTFALVLLALATALSGRAQGLDDQYAQIFNLIQEADGLSTTDPRQALSKYIEAKMTLERFQKGNPDWNPQVVDFRLGYLAERIAAVSPKAPVPAASAPGATNAPPAGAQSAPAAPPDWQDQLNAAKEQVRQLQANRVVLEAKLKEALAAQPAATDPRELARAQERARALEKENELLKASIQTQKATPAPIVDAKGVEQLQQQLAEANRDLSAQKEIASKLVLERTALETRLQQVIATAAASSAPAVSLETPSAQVLRLQGERDELQRKLDVAERELHGRKGKRTTAQTEELETELANLRARIEIFEARQVPYSAEELALFKQPTPSLSQPEAKPARRSIKELSPAAARLVIQAKRYYDAGQYDQAESAFLDVLHEDPNNVGALANLAAVQVRSGHLDMAERNIKQALTIESDNPFAVFVLGWLRMAQGKYDDALDALGRAAKLDPQDAEVQDFIGLALTQKGQREPAETAFRKAIQIDPGFAHAHYDLAVAYINDQPPAIELARWHYQKALAAGLPHNPNLEQKFDAQK, from the coding sequence ATGAAACGGACGTTTGCCTTGGTTCTTCTGGCTCTGGCCACCGCGCTGTCGGGACGGGCGCAAGGGTTGGACGATCAGTATGCCCAGATTTTCAATCTCATTCAGGAGGCGGACGGCCTCAGCACGACTGACCCCAGGCAAGCGCTCTCGAAATACATCGAAGCCAAGATGACCCTCGAAAGATTCCAGAAAGGCAACCCCGATTGGAATCCGCAGGTGGTGGATTTCCGGTTGGGTTATCTTGCTGAAAGAATCGCTGCTGTTTCTCCCAAAGCACCTGTTCCCGCCGCTTCTGCTCCCGGCGCTACTAACGCCCCACCCGCAGGCGCTCAGAGCGCTCCTGCAGCCCCACCCGACTGGCAGGACCAGCTCAATGCCGCCAAGGAACAGGTCCGCCAATTGCAGGCTAATCGCGTCGTGCTCGAGGCCAAGCTCAAAGAGGCCTTGGCCGCCCAACCTGCTGCCACCGACCCGCGCGAGCTGGCCCGCGCCCAGGAGCGGGCCCGAGCGCTGGAAAAGGAAAATGAATTGCTCAAGGCCTCGATTCAGACCCAGAAAGCAACACCGGCTCCCATTGTGGATGCCAAAGGTGTGGAACAGCTCCAGCAGCAGTTGGCTGAGGCGAATCGAGACCTTTCTGCCCAAAAGGAGATCGCAAGCAAGCTCGTCCTGGAAAGGACCGCGCTTGAAACGCGTCTGCAGCAGGTAATCGCCACCGCGGCGGCCAGCAGCGCGCCGGCGGTTTCACTGGAAACACCAAGCGCACAGGTGCTCCGCTTGCAAGGCGAGCGCGATGAACTGCAGAGAAAGCTGGATGTCGCCGAGCGCGAGCTGCATGGCCGCAAGGGTAAGCGCACGACGGCGCAGACCGAGGAACTTGAAACAGAACTGGCCAACCTTCGCGCCCGCATCGAGATATTTGAAGCCCGGCAGGTGCCCTATTCGGCGGAAGAGCTGGCCCTGTTCAAGCAACCCACCCCCTCGCTTTCACAACCTGAGGCAAAGCCGGCTAGAAGGTCCATTAAGGAGCTGTCTCCTGCGGCGGCGAGATTGGTCATTCAGGCTAAGCGCTATTACGACGCGGGACAATATGACCAGGCGGAAAGCGCTTTTCTGGATGTCTTGCACGAAGACCCCAACAATGTGGGCGCCTTGGCCAACCTGGCTGCCGTTCAAGTTCGCTCAGGTCACCTGGATATGGCAGAACGGAACATTAAACAGGCGCTCACCATCGAATCGGATAATCCCTTTGCCGTCTTCGTTTTGGGTTGGCTGAGGATGGCCCAAGGCAAGTATGACGACGCCCTGGATGCGCTGGGGCGGGCGGCCAAACTCGACCCACAGGACGCTGAGGTTCAGGACTTTATCGGATTAGCCTTAACTCAAAAGGGCCAACGCGAGCCAGCGGAGACGGCTTTCCGCAAAGCCATCCAGATAGACCCCGGCTTTGCTCATGCCCACTATGACCTGGCCGTCGCTTATATCAACGACCAGCCGCCCGCTATCGAACTGGCCCGGTGGCATTACCAAAAGGCCCTGGCGGCTGGCTTGCCCCACAATCCCAATCTCGAACAGAAATTTGATGCGCAAAAATGA
- a CDS encoding acyltransferase has product MSVTLADRSLAGDWHDGKIPGNVVLAESAHLETTYSFLHFRSEQPEGVRISAGATVYLGTMFDVGRCGQISVGQFALVHGAWIICDAAVEIGDYSLISWNVVLMDNYRASRDLQTRRRALESVPRDSRRRPAGNTPAQPIRIGRNVWIGFDCCVLPGVAIGEGAVVGARSTVFDDVPPYTLVAGNPARVIRRLENDERPETALL; this is encoded by the coding sequence ATGAGCGTGACCCTGGCGGATCGCAGCCTGGCCGGGGATTGGCATGACGGCAAGATACCCGGCAACGTAGTCCTGGCCGAGAGCGCCCACCTGGAAACCACCTACAGTTTTCTGCACTTCCGCAGCGAGCAACCTGAGGGAGTCCGGATTTCTGCGGGAGCGACGGTGTACCTGGGCACCATGTTCGACGTGGGTCGTTGTGGCCAGATCAGCGTGGGCCAGTTCGCCCTGGTCCATGGCGCGTGGATTATTTGTGACGCCGCCGTCGAGATTGGTGATTACTCCTTAATTTCGTGGAACGTTGTCCTGATGGACAACTATCGCGCGTCGCGCGACCTGCAGACGCGCCGCCGCGCGCTCGAAAGCGTCCCCCGAGACTCACGGCGCCGTCCGGCAGGCAATACACCGGCACAACCGATCCGCATCGGACGCAACGTCTGGATTGGATTTGATTGCTGCGTGTTGCCCGGGGTGGCCATTGGCGAAGGGGCCGTGGTCGGGGCTCGCTCGACGGTCTTCGACGATGTGCCACCCTACACCCTGGTCGCGGGCAATCCGGCGCGCGTCATTCGGCGTCTTGAGAATGACGAGAGGCCCGAGACGGCTCTGCTGTGA
- a CDS encoding ChbG/HpnK family deacetylase — translation MKRRLIVNADDFGLSPGVNRGIIESFERGIVTSASLMVRQPAAAAAGAYARQHPQLSVGLHLDLGEWVFRGQEWVPLYHVVPTTDEASVQEEVARQLAEFRRLTGRAPTHLDSHQHVHREEPVRSILLAAARQLSVPLRECAPGIRYCGDFYGQTGEGESLPEAVSIASLETILASLPDGTTELGCHAGYDDGLATAYRAERAKEVETLCSSQARQALAGLHIELCSFSHQ, via the coding sequence ATGAAGCGACGCTTAATTGTCAATGCCGATGACTTTGGGCTCAGCCCGGGTGTTAACCGCGGGATTATTGAATCCTTCGAGCGCGGCATTGTGACCAGCGCCAGTTTGATGGTCCGCCAGCCGGCGGCCGCTGCTGCCGGCGCCTATGCGCGGCAACACCCTCAGCTCAGCGTCGGCCTGCACCTTGACCTCGGTGAATGGGTCTTTCGAGGCCAGGAATGGGTGCCTTTGTATCACGTGGTCCCAACAACCGATGAAGCATCCGTCCAGGAGGAGGTCGCCCGGCAACTAGCCGAGTTCCGAAGGTTGACGGGTCGTGCTCCGACGCATTTGGATTCTCACCAGCACGTCCATCGCGAGGAACCAGTCCGATCAATTCTTCTTGCAGCGGCCCGCCAATTATCCGTTCCGTTGCGCGAATGCGCTCCAGGCATCAGGTATTGCGGTGATTTCTATGGCCAGACCGGGGAAGGCGAGTCCCTTCCAGAGGCCGTTTCAATAGCCAGTTTGGAAACGATTCTGGCTTCTTTGCCCGATGGCACGACTGAACTGGGTTGCCACGCCGGCTATGACGACGGCTTGGCGACGGCTTATCGCGCCGAACGGGCAAAAGAAGTTGAAACCTTATGCTCGTCCCAGGCTCGGCAGGCTTTGGCCGGACTTCATATCGAGCTGTGTTCGTTCAGCCATCAATAA
- a CDS encoding acyltransferase: MELQNHQSKKGAGDWLDGALPENVQLGPDTVLKGDQAFLRFHSRLSPALIIGQHCTMDGVHFALGEQGRVTIGDYCYFSNAILLCEQELRIGNYAMIGWNATIADSDFHPLSPAARIADAIACSPLGKDRPRPAICTKPVIIEDDVWIGPNATILKGVRIGAGAWIEPGALVTRSVPPRARVMGNPAQIIENL; this comes from the coding sequence TTGGAACTTCAAAATCATCAATCAAAAAAGGGAGCCGGAGATTGGTTGGACGGCGCTTTGCCTGAGAACGTCCAGCTAGGTCCTGATACCGTTCTGAAAGGCGACCAGGCCTTTCTGCGCTTCCACAGCCGCCTGAGTCCTGCCTTGATCATCGGCCAGCACTGCACCATGGATGGAGTCCATTTTGCCCTGGGCGAACAGGGGCGTGTCACGATAGGTGACTATTGCTATTTCTCGAATGCGATTCTGCTTTGTGAGCAGGAACTGCGAATCGGCAACTACGCGATGATTGGCTGGAACGCGACGATTGCCGACAGCGATTTTCATCCCCTTTCGCCTGCCGCGCGGATTGCTGATGCCATTGCGTGCTCCCCTTTGGGAAAAGACCGCCCGCGACCGGCCATCTGCACCAAGCCGGTCATTATCGAGGATGACGTTTGGATCGGGCCAAACGCGACTATACTCAAGGGTGTGCGGATTGGCGCTGGGGCCTGGATCGAACCTGGAGCCCTGGTCACGCGGTCTGTTCCGCCTCGAGCGCGAGTTATGGGCAACCCGGCGCAAATTATCGAAAATCTATGA
- the nifS gene encoding cysteine desulfurase NifS gives MTQPAIVYFDQNATTRVAPEVVEAMLPFLTQLWGNPSSAYSFGHDLRRPLQQAREEAAALIHAEPREIVFTSCGTESNNSALHSALMSHPEKRHLLTTAIEHSATARFCEHLEKRGYAVTTLPVRPEGSLDLGLLERSIRPDTAIVSVMSANNETGIVLPIAEIAAICRSRGVLCHSDAVQMAGKEPIDVKETGVDFLSLSGHKFHAPKGIGLLYVKRQTKYVPYVIGGGQERGRRGGTENVAGIVALGRAAELALEKLPQANTRLRVLRDRLEQGILSSIPGTSRNGAQEPRLPNTTNLAFEGVEAEGILLLLDQAGICASSGSACTTGSLDPSHVLLAMGCSPARARASVRFSLGLDNTKEEVDYLLLQLPSIIEKLRANTPLGSIPPILSPKSP, from the coding sequence ATGACGCAGCCGGCTATCGTTTACTTCGATCAGAACGCCACCACGCGAGTTGCACCCGAGGTGGTCGAGGCGATGCTGCCTTTTTTAACCCAGCTCTGGGGAAATCCTTCCAGCGCTTATTCGTTCGGACATGATTTACGCCGGCCATTGCAGCAGGCGCGCGAAGAAGCCGCGGCGCTCATCCATGCCGAACCTCGTGAGATTGTTTTTACAAGTTGCGGAACCGAGAGCAACAACTCGGCATTGCACAGCGCCTTGATGAGCCACCCGGAAAAAAGGCATCTCCTGACCACGGCCATCGAGCATTCGGCAACAGCCCGCTTTTGCGAGCATCTCGAAAAACGGGGTTACGCCGTAACCACCTTGCCCGTGAGGCCCGAAGGGAGCCTCGATTTGGGTTTGCTCGAGCGCTCGATCCGGCCCGACACGGCAATCGTCTCGGTGATGTCGGCGAACAATGAGACCGGCATTGTTCTGCCGATTGCCGAGATAGCGGCCATTTGCCGCAGCAGAGGGGTTCTCTGCCACAGCGATGCTGTTCAGATGGCCGGCAAAGAGCCTATTGACGTAAAAGAGACTGGTGTGGACTTCTTGTCGCTCTCCGGGCACAAGTTCCATGCGCCAAAGGGTATTGGTTTGCTGTATGTAAAGCGGCAGACAAAATATGTGCCGTATGTAATAGGGGGCGGCCAGGAACGGGGTCGCCGCGGGGGGACCGAAAACGTCGCGGGCATAGTAGCCCTTGGCCGGGCGGCTGAGCTTGCCCTCGAAAAGCTGCCCCAAGCCAATACGCGCCTGCGAGTTCTGCGCGACCGCCTCGAGCAAGGGATTCTAAGCTCAATTCCCGGCACGTCCCGAAATGGGGCGCAGGAGCCGCGTTTGCCAAACACAACTAATCTTGCCTTCGAAGGGGTCGAAGCGGAGGGAATTTTGCTGTTGTTGGACCAAGCCGGCATTTGTGCCTCGAGCGGCTCGGCTTGCACGACCGGGTCGCTGGACCCGTCACATGTGTTGTTGGCAATGGGTTGCAGCCCGGCTCGGGCCCGCGCCAGCGTCCGATTCAGCCTCGGGCTGGACAACACAAAAGAGGAAGTGGATTACCTATTGCTGCAGTTGCCGTCGATAATAGAGAAGCTGCGGGCCAACACCCCTCTGGGGTCGATTCCTCCCATTTTATCGCCCAAATCTCCATGA
- a CDS encoding immunoglobulin domain-containing protein produces MNAPRVSSRFPAPVAWISLALVSLLSPISLTCSHAAGTVVAWGDNSSLQSQIPINLTNIVAVAGGVSHSVALKADGTVVAWGNNLSGQTNVPSNLASVAAIAAGATYSMALQSNGNVVLWGSQPAAPSGLGNVTAIAAGWTHSLALKSDRTVVSWGTQTDVPVTLSNVVAIAAGNGQSLALRIDGTVVAWGDNSYGKTNVPAGLSNVIAIAAGGDHCLALKSDSTVVGWGRNDDGQTTIPANLKAVAVSGGALHSLALKTDGTLAAWGDNTYGQTTLNPGDSGYISISAGGYHNLSIKGDGNPFILLQPFSQTVLVTKTATFQVIATGTAPLTYQWQHYGTNIAGATSQGLNLTNVQPADSGPYTVIVRNAYSSTTSSPAILNAVGGAPVVTVPLLDQTAICGDNLSFQVVAGGSAPVAYQWSFQGQPITGATQPSLALTNVTPANAGPYTVLITNAFGSMSTGAVLTVTVQPPSITSSLAASGTQGVSFTYATTALHTPTSFSALFLPAGLSINTNSGVISGIPQENGTFGVVLSAFNACSSDSQTLVLTLAPALPVITSATNATATESSPFSYQIRASNFPTSYGSQNLPTGLLLNPATGLISGIPVFAGTFLSTISASNQWGIGSATLQFTIANVSINSLAIQGLVPIYSSPFLLDFQFALRDNAQNAGIVTKPSLITPTCMELLPNGTVSAPAPNVPTATALITNIVEESGIFIARGNNKVFKSYLVLDFSDSISDPLLNGDSDNDGISDAVDYELAGAKYFVDEQPIGSQMGVYEFHRDDEDPQQVIALTKNKGLLDSAIGGIWTNYVQGFYAGSRCWDALSDAITALGASNPDEQHYIIFVSDGVDYSSTVTSDQVIAMAVAAKVKIDCVAFGANPDLATLGNITAGTIGRLYIAQSPTNLFEEFASASKDIQALYDLRWATLRRGTNSVFDPYFLLSYQGLSAAPDPWTTSGLSTNPVPPVPPSTNMTTNIVISWQNSSLASYDPSKYTGPVTNGTLRLVLDDQVEPSGITLRATYIPRFVRQLRFHYQANWPCTPILDATNSGEMLSSWSMTQSNDVDGSTWLLLSSPNPQDQATSLPFVGFGPLVTFQFNDILSNPSNALALIAVDNSIYTNILAGGQWFSFDTNSLASFVTNYPPLPYGTPVPWLLYYGFSGNLTNAEVADTDGDGMVNWQEYRANTNPTNAASKFYIVGAARGSDGRFQVTFSTSTNRTYRLDSSIDLVSWQTVQDNITGVNTNVTIIDTRYIPNLTNIYYRATVY; encoded by the coding sequence ATGAATGCTCCACGAGTTTCCTCCCGCTTTCCGGCCCCTGTTGCCTGGATTAGCCTGGCGTTGGTTTCCCTATTAAGCCCCATCTCGCTCACCTGTTCGCACGCTGCGGGCACCGTGGTGGCTTGGGGAGACAACAGCTCCTTGCAATCTCAGATTCCGATTAACCTAACGAATATCGTGGCGGTTGCAGGCGGCGTTTCCCACAGCGTCGCGCTCAAGGCCGATGGCACCGTGGTGGCTTGGGGCAATAACCTTTCCGGCCAGACCAATGTTCCATCGAACCTGGCCAGTGTGGCAGCCATTGCCGCCGGGGCTACTTACAGCATGGCGCTGCAGAGCAATGGAAACGTGGTCCTGTGGGGCAGTCAGCCGGCTGCCCCTTCCGGATTGGGCAACGTCACAGCTATCGCAGCCGGCTGGACACACTCCCTGGCTTTGAAGAGCGACCGCACCGTGGTTTCCTGGGGCACACAAACAGATGTCCCAGTGACATTGAGCAACGTCGTTGCCATTGCTGCAGGCAACGGGCAGAGCCTCGCCCTGCGCATTGACGGGACGGTGGTCGCCTGGGGAGACAATTCTTACGGCAAAACCAATGTTCCGGCGGGATTATCGAATGTTATCGCGATAGCGGCCGGAGGGGATCATTGCCTGGCGCTAAAAAGCGACAGCACGGTAGTGGGCTGGGGCCGAAACGACGATGGGCAGACAACGATTCCGGCCAACCTCAAAGCCGTGGCCGTGTCCGGAGGGGCGTTGCACAGTCTGGCCTTAAAGACAGACGGCACACTGGCCGCCTGGGGCGACAATACTTATGGCCAAACGACCCTCAACCCGGGCGACTCGGGTTATATTTCGATTTCTGCCGGGGGTTATCACAACCTTTCAATCAAGGGCGACGGCAATCCCTTTATTCTGTTGCAACCCTTCAGCCAGACTGTGCTGGTTACCAAAACAGCAACCTTCCAGGTCATCGCGACGGGCACAGCGCCTTTGACTTATCAATGGCAGCATTATGGAACCAATATCGCAGGGGCTACCAGTCAGGGCCTAAATCTAACCAATGTCCAGCCTGCCGATAGCGGTCCATACACCGTTATCGTTCGTAACGCGTATAGTTCAACGACCAGTTCTCCTGCCATTCTCAATGCCGTCGGCGGCGCTCCAGTCGTCACCGTCCCGCTTCTGGATCAAACCGCTATTTGCGGGGATAATCTTTCTTTTCAGGTTGTCGCCGGCGGCTCCGCGCCTGTGGCGTATCAATGGTCCTTTCAGGGCCAGCCGATCACCGGCGCAACCCAACCGAGCCTCGCCTTAACCAATGTGACGCCGGCCAATGCGGGCCCCTATACCGTCTTAATCACCAACGCGTTTGGCTCGATGAGCACCGGGGCGGTTTTGACGGTGACTGTTCAACCTCCTTCGATTACCAGTTCGCTGGCTGCTTCCGGAACGCAGGGAGTCTCTTTTACTTATGCGACGACGGCCTTGCACACCCCGACGAGCTTCAGCGCCCTGTTCCTCCCGGCTGGTTTGAGCATCAATACCAATTCGGGCGTCATCTCGGGTATTCCGCAGGAAAACGGGACCTTTGGCGTGGTGCTGAGCGCCTTCAATGCTTGTTCCTCCGATAGCCAAACCCTGGTGCTCACGCTGGCCCCTGCGCTGCCCGTGATAACCAGCGCCACCAATGCCACCGCGACCGAAAGTTCTCCGTTCTCGTATCAAATCAGAGCCTCAAATTTTCCGACCTCCTATGGCTCGCAAAATCTGCCCACGGGCCTGTTGCTGAACCCAGCTACCGGCTTGATTTCCGGCATACCCGTTTTTGCGGGCACATTCTTGTCCACCATCAGCGCATCAAACCAATGGGGCATCGGCAGCGCAACGCTCCAGTTCACGATTGCCAATGTCAGCATCAACAGCCTCGCGATCCAGGGGCTGGTCCCCATTTACTCGTCGCCCTTTCTGCTCGATTTCCAATTCGCGCTCCGCGATAACGCGCAAAACGCCGGGATCGTCACAAAACCCTCGCTCATAACGCCGACTTGCATGGAATTGTTGCCAAATGGAACCGTCAGCGCTCCGGCGCCAAACGTGCCGACCGCCACCGCGCTCATTACCAATATCGTCGAGGAATCGGGAATCTTCATCGCGCGGGGCAACAACAAGGTGTTTAAGTCCTACCTGGTGCTGGATTTTAGCGACAGCATCTCCGACCCGCTGCTCAACGGCGACAGCGATAACGATGGCATCTCCGATGCCGTGGATTACGAATTGGCGGGCGCGAAGTATTTTGTTGATGAACAGCCGATCGGATCACAGATGGGCGTTTATGAATTTCACCGCGACGATGAAGACCCTCAGCAAGTCATTGCCCTCACAAAGAACAAAGGCTTGCTCGACAGTGCGATTGGAGGAATCTGGACTAATTACGTGCAGGGTTTCTACGCCGGCTCGCGGTGCTGGGACGCATTGAGCGACGCCATAACAGCCCTCGGCGCCTCCAATCCGGACGAGCAGCACTATATCATTTTTGTCTCCGACGGTGTCGATTATTCCAGCACGGTAACATCGGACCAGGTGATTGCGATGGCGGTGGCCGCGAAAGTAAAGATCGACTGTGTGGCCTTTGGAGCCAATCCGGACTTGGCAACATTGGGGAATATTACCGCAGGCACCATTGGCCGGCTGTATATCGCGCAGAGTCCCACCAACCTCTTTGAGGAGTTCGCTTCCGCCAGCAAGGACATCCAGGCCCTATATGACTTGCGCTGGGCCACTTTGCGCCGCGGGACTAACTCGGTATTCGACCCATACTTCCTGCTTTCCTACCAGGGCCTGAGCGCCGCGCCGGACCCCTGGACCACCTCGGGCTTGAGCACCAACCCCGTCCCACCCGTCCCCCCGAGCACCAATATGACGACCAATATTGTAATATCATGGCAAAACTCGAGCCTCGCCTCCTATGACCCCAGCAAATATACCGGGCCTGTCACCAATGGGACGCTGCGCCTGGTTCTCGATGATCAGGTCGAGCCCTCCGGGATTACACTTCGAGCCACCTACATCCCGCGTTTTGTCCGCCAGCTTCGTTTTCATTATCAAGCCAATTGGCCCTGCACCCCGATTTTGGACGCGACGAACTCCGGAGAGATGCTCTCTAGCTGGAGCATGACCCAGAGCAATGACGTGGATGGCAGCACGTGGTTGCTGTTGAGCAGCCCTAATCCTCAAGATCAAGCCACCAGCCTGCCCTTCGTCGGATTTGGTCCGCTAGTCACTTTCCAATTCAACGATATTCTGAGCAACCCAAGCAACGCCCTGGCGCTGATCGCGGTCGATAACTCCATCTATACGAACATTCTTGCCGGGGGCCAGTGGTTCTCCTTCGACACAAACAGCCTCGCTTCGTTCGTGACTAACTATCCGCCGCTCCCCTATGGCACTCCGGTTCCGTGGCTCTTGTACTACGGGTTCAGCGGCAATCTCACCAACGCGGAGGTCGCCGATACCGACGGCGATGGCATGGTCAATTGGCAGGAATACCGGGCCAACACAAACCCGACCAACGCCGCTTCGAAATTCTATATTGTGGGCGCCGCGCGCGGCTCAGATGGCCGGTTCCAGGTCACGTTCTCCACCTCAACCAACCGGACCTACAGGCTCGATTCATCCATCGACCTGGTCAGCTGGCAAACCGTTCAGGACAACATCACGGGCGTCAACACCAACGTCACCATTATCGATACTCGCTACATCCCGAACCTGACGAACATCTACTATCGAGCGACGGTTTATTGA